A single window of Nasonia vitripennis strain AsymCx chromosome 4, Nvit_psr_1.1, whole genome shotgun sequence DNA harbors:
- the LOC100119921 gene encoding golgin subfamily A member 6-like protein 22 isoform X18 gives MVYESDFYTTRRPYSSSRPYVSSYSVTDFDDETREIRAKTDNLLRKIHVFVPRPSISNYDETSPERLRSDDYVRRIINAKNSRKDIESLPWYSTPEKHRDIGAGHLACIKYAGGRPQSKRRPYYTVGDLVPGDVKSDVKLMSYYMKNRKAAEDASPQSVQHSERAKEAQNAPAPSVTWADEVVHEEVKKQPDDETIKKVQEYLDKKAAEKKMEEERRAWELAEARRVAEELEIARLAKIKQEEDIRIAEIKEQERLEAEKQAIIERAEAARQEAERLVEDEKLYNEAVAQAIADEEERLAKEKEKEDQKKQEDEEEKVVQLEATNGVASDGVVVDEHHSEEHSIHQDLSDQDNEAKPYEVDHDEDTQVEEDVHDEPEELENPFVDGEGASISAEVDEPAPETPKVRESGGAGGEQGFDWSEYDNEPEGEETGAEEQAPEVQEESSTAGEQQVFDECEVASQAEADEAQIEESQVMEEARVEEEEAKVEKEEEEVAQEEEVAQEEEEAQATEETQEEVEEAQEAQVEEVEATEEVQVEEIEATEEEAKSEDKSVHDASEEEEEEEEE, from the exons ATGGTTTACGAGAGCGACTTCTACACAACCCGACGACCCTACTCATCATCCCGGCCCTACGTGTCGTCCTACAGCGTCACG GACTTCGATGATGAAACCAGGGAAATTCGCGCGAAGACGGACAATCTCCTCCGCAAAATCCACGTCTTTGTACCCCGACCCTCAATCAG CAACTACGACGAAACCTCGCCGGAGCGTCTGCGCAGCGATGACTACGTGCGTCGCATCATCAACGCGAAGAACTCGCGCAAGGACATTGAGAGCCTGCCCTGGTACAGCACACCGGAGAAGCACCGCGACATCGGGGCCGGTCACTTGGCCTGCATCAAGTACGCCGGTGGTAGGCCCCAGTCGAAACGCCGACCTTACTACACGGTTGGCGACCTGGTGCCCGGAGACGTCAAGAGCGACGTCAAGCTCATGAGCTACTACATGAAGAACCGCAAGGCCGCCGAGGACGCCT CGCCACAAAGCGTACAGCATAGCGAACGCGCTAAAGAGGCACAGAATG CTCCGGCTCCTTCAGTCACATGGGCCGACGAGGTCGTCCACGAGGAAG TGAAAAAGCAGCCAGACGACGAGACAATAAAGAAAGTCCAGGAGTACCTCGACAAGAAGGCCGCTGAAAAGAA AATGGAAGAGGAGAGGCGAGCCTGGGAACTGGCCGAGGCGAGAAGAGTCGCAGAAGAGCTTGAAATCGCCAGACTAGCCAAGATCAAGCAAGAGGAGGATATCCGCATCGCGGAAATCAAGGAACAGGAGAGGCTGGAAGCTGAGAAACAGGCCATAATCGAGAGAGCCGAGGCTGCCAGACAAGAGGCCGAGAGACTGGTCGAAGACGAAAA ATTATACAACGAAGCCGTAGCGCAAGCAATCGCCGACGAGGAAGAGCGCTTGGccaaagagaaagaaaaggaggATCAGAAGAAACAGGAAGACGAGGAGGAAAAAGTTGTCCAGCTAGAGGCGACCAACGGCGTGGCCAGCGACGGCGTCGTCGTTGACGAACACCACTCCGAGGAACACTCCATTCACCAGGACCTATCGGACCAGGACAACGAGGCCAAGCCCTACGAAGTCGATCACGACGAAGACACACAG GTCGAGGAAGACGTACACGATGAGCCCGAGGAACTCGAGAACCCCTTCGTCGACGGCGAAGGAGCGTCAATCTCGGCCGAGGTAGACGAACCGGCCCCGGAGACGCCAAAGGTCAGGGAGAGCGGAGGCGCCGGTGGAGAGCAAGGCTTCGACTGGTCCGAGTACGACAACGAGCCCGAGGGTGAAGAGACCGGTGCGGAAGAGCAGGCGCCCGAGGTTCAGGAAGAGAGCAGCACTGCTGGCGAGCAACAGGTCTTCGACGAGTGCGAAGTTGCTAGCCAGGCAGAGGCCGACGAAGCTCAGATCGAGGAGTCCCAGGTGATGGAGGAAGCGCgggtggaggaggaggaggcgaaGGTGgagaaggaggaagaagaagtcgcACAAGAGGAAGAGGTCGCacaagaagaggaggaagcaCAGGCGACGGAAGAAACGCAAGAGGAGGTAGAGGAGGCGCAAGAAGCACAGGTTGAAGAGGTCGAAGCGACGGAAGAGGTACAGGTTGAGGAGATTGAAGCGACGGAAGAAGAGGCCAAGTCTGAGGACAAGTCTGTCCACGATGCGTccgaagaggaggaggaagaggaagaggaatAG
- the LOC100119921 gene encoding golgin subfamily A member 6-like protein 22 isoform X16, whose amino-acid sequence MVYESDFYTTRRPYSSSRPYVSSYSVTPILQGPFYLYNPYATTTYDFDDETREIRAKTDNLLRKIHVFVPRPSISNYDETSPERLRSDDYVRRIINAKNSRKDIESLPWYSTPEKHRDIGAGHLACIKYAGGRPQSKRRPYYTVGDLVPGDVKSDVKLMSYYMKNRKAAEDASPQSVQHSERAKEAQNAPAPSVTWADEVVHEEVKKQPDDETIKKVQEYLDKKAAEKKMEEERRAWELAEARRVAEELEIARLAKIKQEEDIRIAEIKEQERLEAEKQAIIERAEAARQEAERLVEDEKLYNEAVAQAIADEEERLAKEKEKEDQKKQEDEEEKVVQLEATNGVASDGVVVDEHHSEEHSIHQDLSDQDNEAKPYEVDHDEDTQVEEDVHDEPEELENPFVDGEGASISAEVDEPAPETPKVRESGGAGGEQGFDWSEYDNEPEGEETGAEEQAPEVQEESSTAGEQQVFDECEVASQAEADEAQIEESQVMEEARVEEEEAKVEKEEEEVAQEEEVAQEEEEAQATEETQEEVEEAQEAQVEEVEATEEVQVEEIEATEEEAKSEDKSVHDASEEEEEEEEE is encoded by the exons ATGGTTTACGAGAGCGACTTCTACACAACCCGACGACCCTACTCATCATCCCGGCCCTACGTGTCGTCCTACAGCGTCACG CCGATACTGCAAGGCCCATTCTACTTATACAACCCCTATGCCACCACCACATAC GACTTCGATGATGAAACCAGGGAAATTCGCGCGAAGACGGACAATCTCCTCCGCAAAATCCACGTCTTTGTACCCCGACCCTCAATCAG CAACTACGACGAAACCTCGCCGGAGCGTCTGCGCAGCGATGACTACGTGCGTCGCATCATCAACGCGAAGAACTCGCGCAAGGACATTGAGAGCCTGCCCTGGTACAGCACACCGGAGAAGCACCGCGACATCGGGGCCGGTCACTTGGCCTGCATCAAGTACGCCGGTGGTAGGCCCCAGTCGAAACGCCGACCTTACTACACGGTTGGCGACCTGGTGCCCGGAGACGTCAAGAGCGACGTCAAGCTCATGAGCTACTACATGAAGAACCGCAAGGCCGCCGAGGACGCCT CGCCACAAAGCGTACAGCATAGCGAACGCGCTAAAGAGGCACAGAATG CTCCGGCTCCTTCAGTCACATGGGCCGACGAGGTCGTCCACGAGGAAG TGAAAAAGCAGCCAGACGACGAGACAATAAAGAAAGTCCAGGAGTACCTCGACAAGAAGGCCGCTGAAAAGAA AATGGAAGAGGAGAGGCGAGCCTGGGAACTGGCCGAGGCGAGAAGAGTCGCAGAAGAGCTTGAAATCGCCAGACTAGCCAAGATCAAGCAAGAGGAGGATATCCGCATCGCGGAAATCAAGGAACAGGAGAGGCTGGAAGCTGAGAAACAGGCCATAATCGAGAGAGCCGAGGCTGCCAGACAAGAGGCCGAGAGACTGGTCGAAGACGAAAA ATTATACAACGAAGCCGTAGCGCAAGCAATCGCCGACGAGGAAGAGCGCTTGGccaaagagaaagaaaaggaggATCAGAAGAAACAGGAAGACGAGGAGGAAAAAGTTGTCCAGCTAGAGGCGACCAACGGCGTGGCCAGCGACGGCGTCGTCGTTGACGAACACCACTCCGAGGAACACTCCATTCACCAGGACCTATCGGACCAGGACAACGAGGCCAAGCCCTACGAAGTCGATCACGACGAAGACACACAG GTCGAGGAAGACGTACACGATGAGCCCGAGGAACTCGAGAACCCCTTCGTCGACGGCGAAGGAGCGTCAATCTCGGCCGAGGTAGACGAACCGGCCCCGGAGACGCCAAAGGTCAGGGAGAGCGGAGGCGCCGGTGGAGAGCAAGGCTTCGACTGGTCCGAGTACGACAACGAGCCCGAGGGTGAAGAGACCGGTGCGGAAGAGCAGGCGCCCGAGGTTCAGGAAGAGAGCAGCACTGCTGGCGAGCAACAGGTCTTCGACGAGTGCGAAGTTGCTAGCCAGGCAGAGGCCGACGAAGCTCAGATCGAGGAGTCCCAGGTGATGGAGGAAGCGCgggtggaggaggaggaggcgaaGGTGgagaaggaggaagaagaagtcgcACAAGAGGAAGAGGTCGCacaagaagaggaggaagcaCAGGCGACGGAAGAAACGCAAGAGGAGGTAGAGGAGGCGCAAGAAGCACAGGTTGAAGAGGTCGAAGCGACGGAAGAGGTACAGGTTGAGGAGATTGAAGCGACGGAAGAAGAGGCCAAGTCTGAGGACAAGTCTGTCCACGATGCGTccgaagaggaggaggaagaggaagaggaatAG
- the LOC100119921 gene encoding golgin subfamily A member 6-like protein 22 isoform X15, translating to MVYESDFYTTRRPYSSSRPYVSSYSVTDFDDETREIRAKTDNLLRKIHVFVPRPSISNYDETSPERLRSDDYVRRIINAKNSRKDIESLPWYSTPEKHRDIGAGHLACIKYAGGRPQSKRRPYYTVGDLVPGDVKSDVKLMSYYMKNRKAAEDASPAPSVTWADEVVHEEELPEEEPVEQQKPVEEEPVVEVEVELTAEVQLPKPKRKKEKKPVPENNDVEDMEAEYNVDGVKKQPDDETIKKVQEYLDKKAAEKKMEEERRAWELAEARRVAEELEIARLAKIKQEEDIRIAEIKEQERLEAEKQAIIERAEAARQEAERLVEDEKLYNEAVAQAIADEEERLAKEKEKEDQKKQEDEEEKVVQLEATNGVASDGVVVDEHHSEEHSIHQDLSDQDNEAKPYEVDHDEDTQVEEDVHDEPEELENPFVDGEGASISAEVDEPAPETPKVRESGGAGGEQGFDWSEYDNEPEGEETGAEEQAPEVQEESSTAGEQQVFDECEVASQAEADEAQIEESQVMEEARVEEEEAKVEKEEEEVAQEEEVAQEEEEAQATEETQEEVEEAQEAQVEEVEATEEVQVEEIEATEEEAKSEDKSVHDASEEEEEEEEE from the exons ATGGTTTACGAGAGCGACTTCTACACAACCCGACGACCCTACTCATCATCCCGGCCCTACGTGTCGTCCTACAGCGTCACG GACTTCGATGATGAAACCAGGGAAATTCGCGCGAAGACGGACAATCTCCTCCGCAAAATCCACGTCTTTGTACCCCGACCCTCAATCAG CAACTACGACGAAACCTCGCCGGAGCGTCTGCGCAGCGATGACTACGTGCGTCGCATCATCAACGCGAAGAACTCGCGCAAGGACATTGAGAGCCTGCCCTGGTACAGCACACCGGAGAAGCACCGCGACATCGGGGCCGGTCACTTGGCCTGCATCAAGTACGCCGGTGGTAGGCCCCAGTCGAAACGCCGACCTTACTACACGGTTGGCGACCTGGTGCCCGGAGACGTCAAGAGCGACGTCAAGCTCATGAGCTACTACATGAAGAACCGCAAGGCCGCCGAGGACGCCT CTCCGGCTCCTTCAGTCACATGGGCCGACGAGGTCGTCCACGAGGAAG AGCTACCCGAAGAAGAGCCGGTAGAGCAGCAGAAGCCTGTCGAAGAAGAGCCAGTGGTAGAAGTCGAGGTCGAGCTGACGGCGGAAGTCCAGCTGCCGAAGCCgaagagaaagaaggagaagaagccCGTCCCGGAGAACAATGACGTCGAGGACATGGAGGCCGAGTACAACGTGGACGGTG TGAAAAAGCAGCCAGACGACGAGACAATAAAGAAAGTCCAGGAGTACCTCGACAAGAAGGCCGCTGAAAAGAA AATGGAAGAGGAGAGGCGAGCCTGGGAACTGGCCGAGGCGAGAAGAGTCGCAGAAGAGCTTGAAATCGCCAGACTAGCCAAGATCAAGCAAGAGGAGGATATCCGCATCGCGGAAATCAAGGAACAGGAGAGGCTGGAAGCTGAGAAACAGGCCATAATCGAGAGAGCCGAGGCTGCCAGACAAGAGGCCGAGAGACTGGTCGAAGACGAAAA ATTATACAACGAAGCCGTAGCGCAAGCAATCGCCGACGAGGAAGAGCGCTTGGccaaagagaaagaaaaggaggATCAGAAGAAACAGGAAGACGAGGAGGAAAAAGTTGTCCAGCTAGAGGCGACCAACGGCGTGGCCAGCGACGGCGTCGTCGTTGACGAACACCACTCCGAGGAACACTCCATTCACCAGGACCTATCGGACCAGGACAACGAGGCCAAGCCCTACGAAGTCGATCACGACGAAGACACACAG GTCGAGGAAGACGTACACGATGAGCCCGAGGAACTCGAGAACCCCTTCGTCGACGGCGAAGGAGCGTCAATCTCGGCCGAGGTAGACGAACCGGCCCCGGAGACGCCAAAGGTCAGGGAGAGCGGAGGCGCCGGTGGAGAGCAAGGCTTCGACTGGTCCGAGTACGACAACGAGCCCGAGGGTGAAGAGACCGGTGCGGAAGAGCAGGCGCCCGAGGTTCAGGAAGAGAGCAGCACTGCTGGCGAGCAACAGGTCTTCGACGAGTGCGAAGTTGCTAGCCAGGCAGAGGCCGACGAAGCTCAGATCGAGGAGTCCCAGGTGATGGAGGAAGCGCgggtggaggaggaggaggcgaaGGTGgagaaggaggaagaagaagtcgcACAAGAGGAAGAGGTCGCacaagaagaggaggaagcaCAGGCGACGGAAGAAACGCAAGAGGAGGTAGAGGAGGCGCAAGAAGCACAGGTTGAAGAGGTCGAAGCGACGGAAGAGGTACAGGTTGAGGAGATTGAAGCGACGGAAGAAGAGGCCAAGTCTGAGGACAAGTCTGTCCACGATGCGTccgaagaggaggaggaagaggaagaggaatAG
- the LOC100119921 gene encoding golgin subfamily A member 6-like protein 22 isoform X3 → MVYESDFYTTRRPYSSSRPYVSSYSVTPILQGPFYLYNPYATTTYLRTIPHMPYTAHKRLVSIVHSPVRIYHSGTYLPIKIHSRVRPSIIAAELNRIRYLTRPSSKSYTEEYLNSRDYIVSRKFDFDDETREIRAKTDNLLRKIHVFVPRPSISNYDETSPERLRSDDYVRRIINAKNSRKDIESLPWYSTPEKHRDIGAGHLACIKYAGGRPQSKRRPYYTVGDLVPGDVKSDVKLMSYYMKNRKAAEDASPAPSVTWADEVVHEEELPEEEPVEQQKPVEEEPVVEVEVELTAEVQLPKPKRKKEKKPVPENNDVEDMEAEYNVDGVKKQPDDETIKKVQEYLDKKAAEKKMEEERRAWELAEARRVAEELEIARLAKIKQEEDIRIAEIKEQERLEAEKQAIIERAEAARQEAERLVEDEKLYNEAVAQAIADEEERLAKEKEKEDQKKQEDEEEKVVQLEATNGVASDGVVVDEHHSEEHSIHQDLSDQDNEAKPYEVDHDEDTQVEEDVHDEPEELENPFVDGEGASISAEVDEPAPETPKVRESGGAGGEQGFDWSEYDNEPEGEETGAEEQAPEVQEESSTAGEQQVFDECEVASQAEADEAQIEESQVMEEARVEEEEAKVEKEEEEVAQEEEVAQEEEEAQATEETQEEVEEAQEAQVEEVEATEEVQVEEIEATEEEAKSEDKSVHDASEEEEEEEEE, encoded by the exons ATGGTTTACGAGAGCGACTTCTACACAACCCGACGACCCTACTCATCATCCCGGCCCTACGTGTCGTCCTACAGCGTCACG CCGATACTGCAAGGCCCATTCTACTTATACAACCCCTATGCCACCACCACATAC CTGAGGACGATACCTCACATGCCGTACACGGCGCACAAGAGGCTCGTTTCCATAGTACACTCGCCGGTGCGCATTTACCACTCCGGCACTTACCTGCCGATAAAGATACACTCGCGCGTCAGACCCAGCATCATAGCGGCAGAGCTCAACAGGATACGCTACCTCACCAGGCCGTCCAGCAAGTCTTATACGGAAGAGTACCTTAACTCCAGAGACTACATTGTAAGTCGAAAATTT GACTTCGATGATGAAACCAGGGAAATTCGCGCGAAGACGGACAATCTCCTCCGCAAAATCCACGTCTTTGTACCCCGACCCTCAATCAG CAACTACGACGAAACCTCGCCGGAGCGTCTGCGCAGCGATGACTACGTGCGTCGCATCATCAACGCGAAGAACTCGCGCAAGGACATTGAGAGCCTGCCCTGGTACAGCACACCGGAGAAGCACCGCGACATCGGGGCCGGTCACTTGGCCTGCATCAAGTACGCCGGTGGTAGGCCCCAGTCGAAACGCCGACCTTACTACACGGTTGGCGACCTGGTGCCCGGAGACGTCAAGAGCGACGTCAAGCTCATGAGCTACTACATGAAGAACCGCAAGGCCGCCGAGGACGCCT CTCCGGCTCCTTCAGTCACATGGGCCGACGAGGTCGTCCACGAGGAAG AGCTACCCGAAGAAGAGCCGGTAGAGCAGCAGAAGCCTGTCGAAGAAGAGCCAGTGGTAGAAGTCGAGGTCGAGCTGACGGCGGAAGTCCAGCTGCCGAAGCCgaagagaaagaaggagaagaagccCGTCCCGGAGAACAATGACGTCGAGGACATGGAGGCCGAGTACAACGTGGACGGTG TGAAAAAGCAGCCAGACGACGAGACAATAAAGAAAGTCCAGGAGTACCTCGACAAGAAGGCCGCTGAAAAGAA AATGGAAGAGGAGAGGCGAGCCTGGGAACTGGCCGAGGCGAGAAGAGTCGCAGAAGAGCTTGAAATCGCCAGACTAGCCAAGATCAAGCAAGAGGAGGATATCCGCATCGCGGAAATCAAGGAACAGGAGAGGCTGGAAGCTGAGAAACAGGCCATAATCGAGAGAGCCGAGGCTGCCAGACAAGAGGCCGAGAGACTGGTCGAAGACGAAAA ATTATACAACGAAGCCGTAGCGCAAGCAATCGCCGACGAGGAAGAGCGCTTGGccaaagagaaagaaaaggaggATCAGAAGAAACAGGAAGACGAGGAGGAAAAAGTTGTCCAGCTAGAGGCGACCAACGGCGTGGCCAGCGACGGCGTCGTCGTTGACGAACACCACTCCGAGGAACACTCCATTCACCAGGACCTATCGGACCAGGACAACGAGGCCAAGCCCTACGAAGTCGATCACGACGAAGACACACAG GTCGAGGAAGACGTACACGATGAGCCCGAGGAACTCGAGAACCCCTTCGTCGACGGCGAAGGAGCGTCAATCTCGGCCGAGGTAGACGAACCGGCCCCGGAGACGCCAAAGGTCAGGGAGAGCGGAGGCGCCGGTGGAGAGCAAGGCTTCGACTGGTCCGAGTACGACAACGAGCCCGAGGGTGAAGAGACCGGTGCGGAAGAGCAGGCGCCCGAGGTTCAGGAAGAGAGCAGCACTGCTGGCGAGCAACAGGTCTTCGACGAGTGCGAAGTTGCTAGCCAGGCAGAGGCCGACGAAGCTCAGATCGAGGAGTCCCAGGTGATGGAGGAAGCGCgggtggaggaggaggaggcgaaGGTGgagaaggaggaagaagaagtcgcACAAGAGGAAGAGGTCGCacaagaagaggaggaagcaCAGGCGACGGAAGAAACGCAAGAGGAGGTAGAGGAGGCGCAAGAAGCACAGGTTGAAGAGGTCGAAGCGACGGAAGAGGTACAGGTTGAGGAGATTGAAGCGACGGAAGAAGAGGCCAAGTCTGAGGACAAGTCTGTCCACGATGCGTccgaagaggaggaggaagaggaagaggaatAG
- the LOC100119921 gene encoding golgin subfamily A member 6-like protein 22 isoform X13, protein MVYESDFYTTRRPYSSSRPYVSSYSVTPILQGPFYLYNPYATTTYDFDDETREIRAKTDNLLRKIHVFVPRPSISNYDETSPERLRSDDYVRRIINAKNSRKDIESLPWYSTPEKHRDIGAGHLACIKYAGGRPQSKRRPYYTVGDLVPGDVKSDVKLMSYYMKNRKAAEDASPAPSVTWADEVVHEEELPEEEPVEQQKPVEEEPVVEVEVELTAEVQLPKPKRKKEKKPVPENNDVEDMEAEYNVDGVKKQPDDETIKKVQEYLDKKAAEKKMEEERRAWELAEARRVAEELEIARLAKIKQEEDIRIAEIKEQERLEAEKQAIIERAEAARQEAERLVEDEKLYNEAVAQAIADEEERLAKEKEKEDQKKQEDEEEKVVQLEATNGVASDGVVVDEHHSEEHSIHQDLSDQDNEAKPYEVDHDEDTQVEEDVHDEPEELENPFVDGEGASISAEVDEPAPETPKVRESGGAGGEQGFDWSEYDNEPEGEETGAEEQAPEVQEESSTAGEQQVFDECEVASQAEADEAQIEESQVMEEARVEEEEAKVEKEEEEVAQEEEVAQEEEEAQATEETQEEVEEAQEAQVEEVEATEEVQVEEIEATEEEAKSEDKSVHDASEEEEEEEEE, encoded by the exons ATGGTTTACGAGAGCGACTTCTACACAACCCGACGACCCTACTCATCATCCCGGCCCTACGTGTCGTCCTACAGCGTCACG CCGATACTGCAAGGCCCATTCTACTTATACAACCCCTATGCCACCACCACATAC GACTTCGATGATGAAACCAGGGAAATTCGCGCGAAGACGGACAATCTCCTCCGCAAAATCCACGTCTTTGTACCCCGACCCTCAATCAG CAACTACGACGAAACCTCGCCGGAGCGTCTGCGCAGCGATGACTACGTGCGTCGCATCATCAACGCGAAGAACTCGCGCAAGGACATTGAGAGCCTGCCCTGGTACAGCACACCGGAGAAGCACCGCGACATCGGGGCCGGTCACTTGGCCTGCATCAAGTACGCCGGTGGTAGGCCCCAGTCGAAACGCCGACCTTACTACACGGTTGGCGACCTGGTGCCCGGAGACGTCAAGAGCGACGTCAAGCTCATGAGCTACTACATGAAGAACCGCAAGGCCGCCGAGGACGCCT CTCCGGCTCCTTCAGTCACATGGGCCGACGAGGTCGTCCACGAGGAAG AGCTACCCGAAGAAGAGCCGGTAGAGCAGCAGAAGCCTGTCGAAGAAGAGCCAGTGGTAGAAGTCGAGGTCGAGCTGACGGCGGAAGTCCAGCTGCCGAAGCCgaagagaaagaaggagaagaagccCGTCCCGGAGAACAATGACGTCGAGGACATGGAGGCCGAGTACAACGTGGACGGTG TGAAAAAGCAGCCAGACGACGAGACAATAAAGAAAGTCCAGGAGTACCTCGACAAGAAGGCCGCTGAAAAGAA AATGGAAGAGGAGAGGCGAGCCTGGGAACTGGCCGAGGCGAGAAGAGTCGCAGAAGAGCTTGAAATCGCCAGACTAGCCAAGATCAAGCAAGAGGAGGATATCCGCATCGCGGAAATCAAGGAACAGGAGAGGCTGGAAGCTGAGAAACAGGCCATAATCGAGAGAGCCGAGGCTGCCAGACAAGAGGCCGAGAGACTGGTCGAAGACGAAAA ATTATACAACGAAGCCGTAGCGCAAGCAATCGCCGACGAGGAAGAGCGCTTGGccaaagagaaagaaaaggaggATCAGAAGAAACAGGAAGACGAGGAGGAAAAAGTTGTCCAGCTAGAGGCGACCAACGGCGTGGCCAGCGACGGCGTCGTCGTTGACGAACACCACTCCGAGGAACACTCCATTCACCAGGACCTATCGGACCAGGACAACGAGGCCAAGCCCTACGAAGTCGATCACGACGAAGACACACAG GTCGAGGAAGACGTACACGATGAGCCCGAGGAACTCGAGAACCCCTTCGTCGACGGCGAAGGAGCGTCAATCTCGGCCGAGGTAGACGAACCGGCCCCGGAGACGCCAAAGGTCAGGGAGAGCGGAGGCGCCGGTGGAGAGCAAGGCTTCGACTGGTCCGAGTACGACAACGAGCCCGAGGGTGAAGAGACCGGTGCGGAAGAGCAGGCGCCCGAGGTTCAGGAAGAGAGCAGCACTGCTGGCGAGCAACAGGTCTTCGACGAGTGCGAAGTTGCTAGCCAGGCAGAGGCCGACGAAGCTCAGATCGAGGAGTCCCAGGTGATGGAGGAAGCGCgggtggaggaggaggaggcgaaGGTGgagaaggaggaagaagaagtcgcACAAGAGGAAGAGGTCGCacaagaagaggaggaagcaCAGGCGACGGAAGAAACGCAAGAGGAGGTAGAGGAGGCGCAAGAAGCACAGGTTGAAGAGGTCGAAGCGACGGAAGAGGTACAGGTTGAGGAGATTGAAGCGACGGAAGAAGAGGCCAAGTCTGAGGACAAGTCTGTCCACGATGCGTccgaagaggaggaggaagaggaagaggaatAG